The following proteins come from a genomic window of Chloroflexia bacterium SDU3-3:
- a CDS encoding helix-turn-helix transcriptional regulator translates to MQSCTRSAIPMPFYPLILRSGAILTKKEHAVFVLLAYGYDCPAIAEQLCMSSGTVETHRQHIYHKGNFSKRRDVLLEAVYLGIMTREYHELLMMSYNA, encoded by the coding sequence ATGCAGTCATGCACAAGGAGCGCGATCCCTATGCCTTTTTACCCGTTGATTCTGCGCTCTGGTGCGATCCTCACCAAGAAAGAGCATGCTGTGTTTGTGCTGCTGGCCTACGGCTACGATTGCCCTGCCATTGCCGAGCAGCTATGTATGAGCTCGGGTACAGTTGAGACTCATCGCCAGCATATCTATCACAAGGGTAACTTCAGTAAGCGCCGGGATGTGTTGCTTGAGGCTGTTTATCTTGGGATTATGACCCGCGAATATCATGAGCTTCTCATGATGTCATACAACGCATAG
- a CDS encoding helix-turn-helix transcriptional regulator, with protein sequence MLLHPLTLRSGETLTEKEHAVFAMLAYGYDRPTIARRLCVSLNTVESHRQHIYHKGRFRSRRDVLLEAINLGLMTTEYHDRLMM encoded by the coding sequence ATGCTTCTCCACCCCCTGACCTTACGCTCTGGCGAGACACTCACCGAGAAAGAGCACGCTGTGTTTGCGATGCTGGCTTATGGATATGATCGTCCGACCATTGCCCGGCGGCTGTGTGTGAGCCTGAACACAGTGGAAAGCCACCGCCAGCATATCTACCACAAGGGCCGCTTCCGCAGCCGCCGTGATGTACTGCTGGAGGCTATCAATCTGGGACTTATGACCACTGAATATCATGATCGCCTCATGATGTAG
- a CDS encoding helix-turn-helix transcriptional regulator: MNYTFAELLHVFFALHTNKAIHTYSELSSSIGVSRRTINAWFAGEYPPRSKELVLRIAEELLLTPQQADLLLYSVKPSWVAYGTPPEVLEHIQLFRYSEDADATPTINSEDIETPDLSEIMHLWSICFDEPFTSNHQSWGTGVKDDGVCAVHRSIAGGRYTLELQNRAHETAFMAGDSSCFAPKTFCLTAQVRMLSGGNDDEGAALVFEEISDNCFALFRMRPYTQQASVVQTFEGRNHHHIYINRISAPSIKKDDTNTLAIICIDESFWFYINGAPVQKARTHIPRLSRSRLDVAVIAGAFRSVSAAWSNFCVRVPRPPSVDIDP, translated from the coding sequence ATGAACTATACATTTGCGGAGCTGCTTCATGTGTTCTTCGCGCTGCACACGAACAAAGCGATCCACACCTACAGCGAGCTGTCTAGCTCCATCGGCGTGTCGCGCCGCACGATCAACGCATGGTTTGCAGGCGAATACCCGCCGCGCAGCAAAGAGCTGGTGCTACGCATCGCCGAAGAGCTGCTGCTAACGCCACAGCAGGCCGACCTGCTGCTCTACTCGGTCAAGCCGAGCTGGGTGGCCTATGGCACCCCGCCCGAGGTGCTGGAGCATATCCAGCTCTTCCGCTACAGCGAGGATGCGGATGCAACGCCGACGATTAATAGCGAAGATATCGAGACGCCCGATCTGAGTGAGATCATGCACTTGTGGTCGATCTGCTTCGACGAGCCGTTCACCAGCAACCACCAGAGCTGGGGCACCGGCGTGAAGGATGATGGGGTCTGCGCGGTGCACCGCAGCATAGCGGGTGGTCGCTACACGCTGGAGCTGCAAAACCGCGCACACGAGACTGCATTTATGGCGGGCGACTCATCCTGCTTCGCTCCCAAAACCTTCTGCCTGACGGCCCAGGTACGCATGCTCAGCGGGGGAAATGATGATGAGGGTGCGGCGCTGGTCTTCGAGGAGATCAGTGACAACTGCTTCGCGCTGTTTCGGATGCGACCCTACACGCAGCAGGCATCGGTGGTGCAGACCTTTGAAGGTCGCAATCACCACCACATCTATATCAATCGCATCTCGGCACCCTCGATCAAAAAAGATGATACCAATACTCTGGCTATTATCTGCATCGATGAGAGCTTCTGGTTTTACATCAACGGCGCGCCCGTGCAGAAGGCGCGCACCCACATCCCTCGCCTATCGCGCTCGCGGCTGGATGTGGCCGTGATCGCGGGGGCGTTCCGCAGCGTGTCTGCCGCGTGGTCCAACTTCTGCGTGCGCGTGCCCAGGCCGCCCAGCGTCGACATCGACCCCTAG
- a CDS encoding DUF2690 domain-containing protein, giving the protein MFRTTVRMLFAVLFAAAVCIGQPAQATQAASPGCSGYGCDGKYAYSVGCTVSYRVVNMSYIYDGAGNNIGYVQLWWSDTCQTNWARVVRTTSYTGYSLYASAIRLTDGVGYGASGGPGSSDVRTLMVYAPVAIVQACGFIGSYGACISG; this is encoded by the coding sequence ATGTTTCGCACCACGGTTCGCATGCTCTTTGCGGTTCTGTTCGCGGCAGCGGTATGTATCGGCCAGCCGGCCCAGGCCACCCAGGCGGCCTCGCCTGGCTGCAGCGGCTACGGCTGCGATGGGAAGTACGCCTACTCGGTTGGCTGCACGGTGAGCTATCGGGTGGTGAACATGAGCTATATCTACGACGGTGCAGGCAACAACATTGGCTATGTGCAGCTCTGGTGGTCGGACACCTGCCAGACCAACTGGGCGCGAGTAGTGCGCACTACCTCGTATACGGGCTATTCGCTCTACGCCAGCGCCATCCGCCTGACTGATGGCGTGGGCTATGGAGCCAGCGGTGGCCCTGGCTCTTCCGATGTTCGCACGCTTATGGTCTACGCGCCAGTGGCCATCGTGCAGGCATGTGGCTTCATCGGCTCATATGGGGCATGTATTTCTGGCTAA